From the genome of Nocardia sp. NBC_01503, one region includes:
- a CDS encoding oxygenase MpaB family protein, whose protein sequence is MSHPLGELRTLGDELADATVATLFERGEVGKFNTLMRYVSTAGSPLPDDLPDVAREYLRHTAAPPSWVDWGEMERARLFFIDNNVHISTALSFASMPACYVIPHIAKLLSATHSLRYPSKRMAETGQFTVYLMRPDAFEAGSRFIPAVQKVRLLHASIRHHLARENQWDTTTLGVPICQEDMIGGQLLFSLLVLDSLHRLNIHMSVEGAEAYYYAWRVVGAMLGVDQRHAPTDLASAREFLDNYLVRYMGPSEEGAQLTRQLIDLYEEVVPGTLFDPVVAALIRYLIGDTCADWLRVPRTGWDAAVKTVPTLLGVLETIEDTSPLGAWALDRLGHLTSVFELSSLTRGRVMQYAIPEHLKPDYGMASAAPRLNRWTPPPPADHR, encoded by the coding sequence ATGTCCCACCCTCTCGGCGAATTGCGGACGCTCGGCGATGAACTCGCCGACGCCACCGTGGCCACCCTGTTCGAACGCGGCGAGGTCGGCAAGTTCAATACGCTGATGCGGTACGTGTCGACCGCGGGCTCACCGCTCCCGGACGATCTCCCCGATGTCGCGCGCGAGTATCTGCGGCACACCGCCGCCCCGCCGAGCTGGGTCGATTGGGGCGAAATGGAGCGGGCGCGACTGTTTTTCATCGACAACAACGTGCACATCTCCACCGCATTGTCCTTCGCCTCCATGCCCGCCTGCTACGTCATCCCACATATCGCGAAGTTGTTGTCGGCCACGCACTCGCTGCGGTACCCCTCCAAACGCATGGCCGAGACCGGGCAGTTCACCGTCTATCTGATGCGCCCCGATGCCTTCGAGGCCGGTAGCCGTTTCATTCCCGCCGTGCAGAAGGTCCGGCTGCTGCATGCCTCGATTCGCCATCATCTGGCGCGGGAAAATCAATGGGACACAACAACGCTGGGTGTTCCCATCTGCCAGGAAGACATGATCGGCGGTCAACTGCTGTTCTCGTTGCTCGTGCTCGACAGTCTGCATCGGCTCAATATCCATATGAGTGTGGAGGGCGCCGAGGCGTACTACTACGCCTGGCGGGTGGTCGGCGCCATGCTCGGCGTCGACCAGAGACACGCCCCCACGGATCTGGCCTCCGCCCGCGAGTTCCTCGACAACTACCTCGTGCGCTACATGGGCCCGAGTGAAGAGGGCGCGCAACTCACCCGCCAGCTCATCGACCTCTATGAAGAGGTCGTCCCCGGCACCCTCTTCGACCCCGTGGTAGCCGCTCTGATCCGCTACCTCATCGGCGACACGTGTGCGGACTGGCTCCGCGTACCGCGCACCGGCTGGGATGCGGCGGTCAAAACCGTTCCGACACTGCTCGGCGTCCTCGAAACCATCGAGGACACTTCACCTTTGGGCGCCTGGGCACTGGACCGCCTCGGCCACCTGACCTCGGTCTTCGAACTCAGCTCCCTCACCCGCGGCCGAGTCATGCAGTACGCCATCCCCGAACACCTCAAACCCGACTACGGCATGGCGTCCGCCGCCCCCCGCCTCAACCGCTGGACCCCACCCCCACCGGCCGACCACCGCTGA
- a CDS encoding alpha/beta fold hydrolase, with product MPKIGRFTNTEAKAAFLAAYDTVAAQWPAPSVDLDVETPFGTTRVRKSGSGEGTPIVLLPGIGGNGMVWHRFIEELSRDHVVYTPDVIGWAGLCEQTAPLNDARDIATWMTAVLDGLGEKRVHLAGNSYGAWLAGVVAAYHSERLASLTMFEPSGATFAKPSWGLLFKFLKAGMRPTPERMQKLNKWLMPGLELTDDELAVAMTTLKFRSGVPWDRPLTDEQLAAITAPSLILYGAETVVSDPVHGAARVHAHIPTVEVETYPGIGHDLLWANPDQVIPRFLNFIDSHDPVRE from the coding sequence GTGCCGAAGATCGGGCGATTCACGAACACCGAAGCGAAGGCAGCTTTCTTGGCCGCTTACGACACTGTGGCAGCGCAATGGCCGGCGCCCTCGGTCGACCTCGATGTCGAAACACCTTTCGGGACAACACGAGTACGAAAATCCGGATCCGGCGAGGGCACACCGATTGTGCTGCTGCCCGGCATCGGTGGCAACGGAATGGTGTGGCATCGGTTCATCGAAGAGCTGTCGCGCGACCACGTGGTGTACACGCCGGATGTCATCGGATGGGCCGGGCTGTGTGAGCAGACCGCACCGCTGAACGATGCGCGGGATATAGCGACGTGGATGACCGCGGTGCTCGACGGTCTCGGCGAGAAGCGAGTGCACCTCGCCGGAAATTCCTACGGCGCCTGGCTGGCCGGCGTAGTCGCGGCCTACCACTCCGAGCGCCTGGCCAGCCTCACCATGTTCGAGCCCAGCGGAGCGACGTTCGCCAAGCCGAGCTGGGGGCTGCTGTTCAAATTCCTGAAGGCAGGCATGCGGCCGACCCCCGAACGTATGCAAAAGCTCAACAAGTGGCTGATGCCAGGATTGGAGCTGACCGACGACGAACTCGCAGTAGCCATGACGACGCTGAAATTCCGGTCGGGAGTGCCGTGGGATCGGCCCCTCACCGACGAACAGCTGGCCGCTATCACCGCGCCGAGTCTGATCCTTTACGGCGCCGAGACCGTCGTCAGCGATCCGGTACATGGAGCCGCTCGTGTCCACGCCCACATCCCTACGGTTGAAGTCGAAACCTATCCGGGCATTGGACACGATCTGCTGTGGGCCAATCCGGACCAGGTCATTCCGCGCTTCTTGAACTTCATCGACAGCCACGATCCTGTCCGGGAATGA
- a CDS encoding ADP-ribosylglycohydrolase family protein yields the protein MSADRRSRSLRSLRGLAVGDGFGSCFDDAINHGALQARTLLPGPWLWTDDTQMACSIYTILSEYGRIDQDALAQLFAERYDIYRRYGPGTSRILRSIRQKGYHWRELAQQARDGRGSWGNGASMRVAPLGAYFADSLDLVVTEAVASAEITHAHPDVVAGAVAVAVAAALSATQPQMDGDRLLDIVATHTPAGPVRDRITHARAVSESATAAAELGTGQDTSALDTVPFCLWVVARHGHDFADACWTAAVAGGDIDTTCAIIGGILGARQRADAIPLDWLPHCEPLPDWAITASRSDGSTT from the coding sequence ATGAGTGCTGACCGTCGATCCCGATCCCTGAGGTCGTTACGCGGTCTCGCGGTGGGGGATGGGTTCGGATCATGCTTCGACGATGCGATCAATCATGGTGCGCTGCAGGCGCGTACGCTGCTGCCCGGACCCTGGCTGTGGACCGACGATACCCAAATGGCCTGCTCGATCTACACCATCCTGAGCGAGTACGGTCGGATCGATCAGGACGCGCTGGCCCAATTATTCGCTGAGCGTTACGACATCTACCGTCGATACGGACCCGGAACGAGCAGGATTCTGCGTTCGATACGCCAAAAGGGTTACCACTGGCGCGAACTCGCTCAACAGGCGCGAGATGGGCGAGGCTCCTGGGGCAATGGGGCCTCGATGCGCGTAGCGCCGCTGGGCGCCTATTTCGCCGACAGCCTCGACCTGGTGGTGACCGAGGCCGTGGCCTCGGCGGAGATCACCCATGCTCACCCCGATGTCGTGGCCGGGGCTGTCGCCGTGGCAGTCGCTGCCGCCTTGTCCGCGACGCAACCACAGATGGACGGCGATCGGCTTCTCGATATTGTTGCCACCCATACCCCGGCCGGACCGGTACGAGACAGGATCACACATGCCCGCGCCGTGAGTGAATCCGCCACTGCCGCTGCAGAATTGGGCACCGGTCAAGATACTTCCGCACTCGACACAGTCCCCTTCTGTCTATGGGTGGTGGCCCGTCATGGCCACGATTTCGCCGACGCCTGCTGGACCGCGGCCGTGGCCGGTGGCGATATCGACACCACCTGCGCGATCATCGGCGGAATCCTCGGTGCTCGCCAAAGGGCCGACGCCATACCGCTGGACTGGCTCCCGCACTGTGAACCGCTGCCCGACTGGGCGATCACAGCTTCGCGCAGCGACGGGTCAACGACGTAG
- a CDS encoding FAD-dependent monooxygenase encodes MSGNRVLIAGASIAGPALAHWLRRYGAEVAVVERAPELRPGGQAVDARGVTKEVIRRMGLDAQVRAARTRTAGAYTVDVDGKVLETFRAEDDGGDGFISEIEILRGDLSTVLYDDTRDGVEYIFDDRIAELTQDTDGVDVVFASGDRRRFDLVIGADGLHSSLRALVFGPRERFIRHLGHVLAFYTVPNEFGLDGWLIDYQDQASGRSAGLRPIPDATHAMAMFSFPAADLDVDYRDVEAQKRLLREQMADLGWLTPRILAHVDDTPDFYLDQVAQVVMDRWSSGRVGLLGDAAFSSSPMSGQGTGLALIGAYLLAGELAAANWDPEAGFAAYEARMRPFVEANQEIGRVHARTRDVPAPGAEPNAEPEWDFELIDRAINGIELPDYAGLRGLNA; translated from the coding sequence GTGAGTGGTAACAGGGTCTTGATCGCGGGCGCGAGCATCGCGGGGCCCGCGCTCGCGCATTGGCTGCGTCGGTACGGAGCCGAGGTGGCCGTGGTCGAGCGGGCCCCCGAGCTGCGTCCCGGCGGGCAGGCGGTGGACGCGCGCGGGGTGACCAAGGAGGTCATCCGGCGCATGGGGCTGGATGCGCAGGTGCGCGCGGCGCGCACCCGGACCGCGGGCGCGTACACCGTGGACGTGGACGGGAAAGTGCTGGAGACCTTCCGCGCGGAAGATGATGGCGGAGACGGGTTCATCTCGGAGATCGAGATTCTGCGCGGTGATCTGTCCACGGTCCTGTACGACGACACTCGGGACGGTGTCGAGTACATCTTCGACGACCGGATCGCCGAGCTCACCCAGGACACCGACGGGGTCGACGTGGTATTCGCGAGCGGCGATCGGCGGCGCTTCGATCTGGTGATCGGGGCGGACGGGCTGCATTCGTCGCTGCGAGCGTTGGTCTTCGGCCCGCGTGAGCGTTTCATCCGCCATCTCGGACATGTACTGGCTTTCTACACCGTGCCGAACGAATTCGGGCTGGACGGCTGGCTGATCGACTACCAGGACCAGGCCTCCGGACGCTCCGCGGGCCTGCGGCCCATCCCGGACGCCACCCATGCGATGGCCATGTTCTCCTTCCCCGCAGCCGATCTCGATGTCGACTACCGCGACGTCGAGGCCCAAAAGCGCCTGTTGCGTGAGCAAATGGCCGATTTGGGCTGGTTGACCCCGCGCATCCTCGCGCACGTCGACGACACCCCGGACTTCTACCTCGACCAGGTCGCCCAGGTGGTGATGGATCGCTGGTCGAGCGGTCGGGTCGGCCTGCTCGGGGATGCGGCATTCAGCTCGTCGCCAATGTCCGGCCAGGGCACCGGACTTGCCCTGATCGGCGCGTATCTCCTTGCCGGAGAACTGGCCGCCGCCAACTGGGATCCCGAGGCCGGGTTCGCCGCCTACGAGGCTCGGATGCGTCCGTTCGTCGAGGCCAACCAGGAGATCGGCCGGGTGCACGCGCGCACCCGCGACGTCCCCGCGCCGGGCGCCGAGCCGAACGCGGAACCCGAATGGGATTTCGAGTTGATCGATCGCGCGATCAACGGCATCGAGCTGCCCGACTACGCGGGGCTCCGGGGTCTCAACGCCTGA
- a CDS encoding dihydrofolate reductase family protein, which translates to MGTVIMHNVMSVDGFIADKNDDVGPLHEWYFSGDTPITEPAGEPGFDHSGTESGFKVSRASADYVRDTWASIGTIVMGRNLFDLVNGWEGQPPAGDHVVVVSHRPKPEGWHPEASYHFVDDPAAAIAKARELAGDRTVAVNAGQVGGQILAAGLVDEVAIDVVPVIFGSGKRFFGDIDGQQLLEDPHLVIQGERVLHLRFKVRR; encoded by the coding sequence GTGGGCACGGTGATCATGCACAATGTGATGTCGGTGGACGGCTTCATCGCCGATAAGAACGATGACGTCGGTCCACTCCACGAGTGGTACTTCAGCGGCGACACCCCCATCACCGAACCCGCGGGCGAGCCGGGCTTCGACCATTCGGGCACCGAAAGCGGATTCAAGGTCTCGCGCGCCTCCGCGGATTACGTCCGCGATACGTGGGCCTCGATCGGCACGATTGTGATGGGCCGCAACCTGTTCGACCTGGTGAACGGCTGGGAAGGGCAGCCGCCCGCGGGAGACCACGTCGTCGTGGTCTCCCATCGACCCAAACCCGAGGGCTGGCACCCCGAGGCGTCTTACCACTTCGTCGACGACCCCGCCGCCGCGATCGCCAAAGCCCGGGAACTCGCCGGGGATCGCACCGTCGCGGTGAACGCCGGGCAGGTCGGCGGCCAGATCCTCGCGGCCGGTCTGGTCGACGAAGTCGCGATCGATGTGGTCCCCGTGATCTTCGGATCGGGCAAACGGTTCTTCGGTGATATCGACGGTCAGCAGCTGCTGGAGGATCCGCACCTGGTCATTCAGGGCGAGCGGGTGCTGCACCTGCGGTTCAAGGTCAGGCGTTGA
- a CDS encoding helix-turn-helix domain-containing protein, with protein MQYIGRVPAPPLDRFIDDIYCLSGMPRHRRMLVPPMPSAHLFINLGEPIRLWDRDPPASPSTLIDGWFMGLRTKRFVVEYSAHVRLVGVHFKPWGIAAFTGIPGIELLDRCVPVDAVWQRSLDRIREQVHAIGSPARTLGFVERELRSRLTETPTRSLDLVSHTGARLASAYGSMPVTALTEAAGVSGNHLAAQFKSQIGVTPKRVARIYRFARLILSVDARRPVDWSEFAHSAGYFDQAHSSREFKDFTGYTPTEYLALRRKFPAEDGFPPDAGPIPFE; from the coding sequence ATGCAGTACATCGGCCGGGTCCCCGCGCCGCCGCTGGATCGGTTCATCGACGACATCTACTGTCTCTCCGGGATGCCGCGCCATCGCCGCATGCTCGTCCCGCCGATGCCCTCGGCGCATTTGTTCATCAACCTCGGCGAACCCATTCGGCTGTGGGATCGTGACCCGCCCGCGTCACCCTCGACCTTGATCGACGGATGGTTCATGGGCCTGCGGACCAAGCGTTTCGTCGTGGAATACTCGGCGCACGTACGACTGGTCGGGGTGCATTTCAAGCCCTGGGGCATCGCGGCGTTCACCGGTATCCCGGGGATCGAGTTGCTGGATCGCTGCGTACCCGTCGATGCCGTCTGGCAACGCTCGCTGGATCGAATCCGCGAGCAGGTCCACGCCATCGGATCTCCGGCCCGGACACTCGGGTTCGTGGAGCGGGAGCTGCGGTCCAGGCTCACCGAAACACCCACGCGCAGTCTCGATCTGGTCAGCCACACAGGTGCGCGGTTGGCGAGCGCGTACGGTTCGATGCCGGTCACCGCACTGACCGAGGCCGCCGGAGTGAGCGGCAATCACCTTGCCGCACAGTTCAAATCGCAAATCGGCGTCACGCCCAAGCGTGTGGCGCGTATCTACCGCTTCGCCCGGCTCATCCTCTCCGTCGATGCGCGACGACCTGTCGACTGGTCCGAATTCGCGCACTCCGCAGGCTATTTCGATCAGGCGCACTCCAGTCGGGAGTTCAAGGACTTCACCGGCTACACCCCCACCGAATACCTGGCGCTGCGTCGAAAATTCCCCGCCGAGGACGGATTCCCACCGGATGCCGGTCCGATACCGTTCGAGTGA
- a CDS encoding fused (3R)-hydroxyacyl-ACP dehydratase subunits HadA/HadB translates to MDTVFDAAGLVGYRYRVDDYYEVGREKVREYARAVQDFHPAHWSEAGASELGYAGVLAPTTFASIVAMRVNRALLDDVMTGYDTFVHTDQVFEMHKPVLAGDRLFSDVELSSVRSVAGKDLLTITNTFTDRSGEIVQVMHTTVIGLTGDDVDADISAAIEGVVMSGLEVAATPAVTDQPEQAAPRYSEVSRTRLPRTVIRFEDIAIGDELPARTVKLTRGDLVNYAGVAGDVNPIHWSEEVAALAGLPDVIAHGMLTMGIGAGFVTDWLGDPGAITRYSARLSNYTVVEAVSAGDVEFSGRIKSIDPETRTATVVLIAKSAGRKIFGLATMDIRLTWNSALPR, encoded by the coding sequence ATGGATACGGTGTTCGATGCTGCCGGGCTGGTCGGGTATCGGTATCGCGTAGATGACTACTACGAGGTCGGTCGGGAGAAGGTTCGCGAGTATGCGCGGGCCGTGCAGGACTTTCATCCGGCGCACTGGAGTGAGGCCGGGGCGAGTGAGCTCGGGTACGCCGGGGTGCTCGCGCCGACGACGTTCGCCTCCATTGTGGCTATGCGGGTCAATCGTGCTCTGCTCGACGATGTCATGACCGGTTATGACACGTTCGTGCATACCGATCAGGTCTTCGAGATGCATAAGCCGGTGCTGGCGGGTGATCGGCTGTTCAGTGATGTCGAACTGTCCTCGGTGCGCAGCGTCGCCGGTAAGGACCTGCTCACCATTACCAATACCTTCACCGATCGGTCCGGCGAGATCGTGCAGGTCATGCACACCACGGTCATCGGCCTGACCGGCGACGATGTCGACGCCGATATCAGCGCCGCCATAGAGGGTGTTGTCATGAGCGGATTGGAAGTCGCCGCCACACCCGCGGTGACCGATCAGCCGGAACAGGCCGCGCCGCGATATTCGGAGGTATCGCGAACACGATTGCCGCGCACGGTAATCCGCTTCGAGGACATCGCAATCGGCGACGAGCTACCGGCCCGGACCGTCAAACTGACGCGCGGTGACCTCGTGAACTACGCGGGAGTGGCCGGAGATGTGAATCCGATCCACTGGAGCGAGGAAGTCGCCGCCCTGGCCGGGCTTCCCGATGTGATCGCGCACGGGATGCTCACCATGGGTATCGGCGCGGGCTTCGTCACCGACTGGCTCGGCGACCCCGGTGCCATCACCCGATACAGCGCCCGGCTGTCGAACTACACGGTGGTCGAAGCGGTTTCGGCCGGCGACGTGGAGTTCAGCGGCCGAATCAAATCGATCGACCCGGAGACCAGAACCGCCACCGTCGTCCTCATCGCGAAATCCGCCGGACGCAAGATCTTCGGCCTGGCCACCATGGACATCCGACTCACCTGGAATTCGGCCTTGCCGAGATGA
- the zomB gene encoding flagellar motor control protein ZomB encodes MTLTISPDTVRGEELAAAPTAQRASHIISVSGILFTAALFAIGGWKRRWIADDGLTVLRTVRNLLAGNGPVFNAGERVEVNTSTAWTYLIWFFSWLTQARLEYVVLVLALTLSATAIVFAMLGAARLWGGGAQFFLPAGALVYIALPPARDYATSGLESSLVICWLAVLWWWLIRWSRTEKVNPASILGLSFVAGSAPLIRPELTVVGALALLVICGAPMPGIRTRAWMFRALILTAAGLMPVAHQIWRMGYYGLPYPNTAVAKDASGAKWRQGLIYLWNLVGPYWLWVPLMVLGVAAVAAMRHRVIGFPAITPGNLTKPTPRERIHRFRVRLRTPGTAVALMLTSGALLTLYEIRVGGDFMHARMLLPPLFCALLPVMVLPLDSFAAHANFRRTDRALPIALAAIAGWAFLAADTTAIHTANHITDTGIADERLYYIQTTGHAHPIRAEDYLDYPRIRAMLGDIASSPNGGLLINSPSWTWQLVPPPTPNGVAGHTVYFINLGMISMNTPLAVRVIDPMGLSYPLAAHTFRFPNARIGHDKNLDNDWAVIDAGMADKHPALPWYLDEGWATRIRTALTCPRTQDLLASTRAPLTFDRFQRNIRQSLGYAAYRIDRVPENEMQRCAIVTRTR; translated from the coding sequence GTGACGCTGACCATCTCGCCCGACACAGTGCGGGGCGAGGAGCTCGCGGCCGCGCCGACGGCGCAGCGCGCCTCCCACATCATCTCCGTCAGCGGAATTCTTTTCACCGCTGCGCTTTTCGCGATCGGTGGCTGGAAACGGCGCTGGATCGCTGATGACGGTTTGACCGTGCTGCGTACGGTGCGGAACCTGTTGGCGGGCAACGGGCCCGTCTTCAACGCGGGTGAGCGCGTCGAGGTGAATACCAGTACGGCCTGGACCTACCTCATCTGGTTCTTCAGCTGGTTGACCCAGGCGCGGCTGGAGTACGTGGTCCTGGTTCTGGCACTGACGTTATCGGCTACGGCCATCGTCTTCGCGATGCTGGGTGCGGCCCGGCTATGGGGTGGCGGTGCCCAATTCTTTCTTCCAGCAGGCGCTCTCGTCTACATCGCGCTGCCGCCCGCGCGCGACTACGCCACCTCGGGGCTGGAGTCCAGTCTGGTCATCTGCTGGCTGGCTGTGCTGTGGTGGTGGCTGATCCGCTGGAGTCGCACCGAAAAGGTGAATCCGGCAAGCATTCTCGGCCTGTCCTTCGTGGCGGGTTCGGCACCGCTGATCCGGCCGGAGCTGACGGTGGTCGGCGCGCTGGCCCTACTCGTGATCTGTGGTGCGCCGATGCCGGGAATCCGAACGCGGGCGTGGATGTTCCGTGCGCTCATTCTGACTGCCGCGGGTCTGATGCCGGTCGCCCACCAGATCTGGCGTATGGGCTATTACGGTCTGCCGTATCCGAATACGGCCGTTGCCAAGGATGCGAGCGGCGCGAAATGGCGGCAAGGGCTGATCTATCTGTGGAATCTGGTCGGCCCGTACTGGCTGTGGGTGCCACTGATGGTGCTCGGGGTGGCCGCAGTGGCAGCGATGCGGCACAGAGTCATCGGATTTCCGGCGATCACGCCCGGCAACCTCACGAAACCAACTCCGCGCGAACGCATCCACCGATTCCGAGTCCGGCTGCGGACCCCGGGCACGGCGGTTGCCCTCATGCTCACCAGCGGCGCCCTGCTGACCCTCTACGAGATCCGCGTCGGCGGTGACTTCATGCACGCTCGCATGCTGCTGCCACCACTGTTCTGCGCACTTCTTCCCGTCATGGTGCTGCCTCTCGATTCCTTTGCCGCGCACGCGAATTTCCGCCGCACCGATCGTGCGCTCCCTATCGCGCTGGCGGCCATCGCGGGCTGGGCGTTCCTGGCCGCCGACACCACCGCCATCCACACCGCAAACCACATCACCGACACGGGAATCGCCGACGAACGGCTCTACTACATCCAGACCACCGGCCACGCTCACCCGATCCGCGCCGAGGACTACCTGGACTACCCACGCATCCGCGCCATGCTGGGCGATATCGCGAGCAGCCCGAACGGCGGTCTCCTGATCAATTCACCGTCCTGGACCTGGCAACTCGTCCCGCCCCCGACCCCGAACGGCGTTGCCGGACATACCGTCTACTTCATCAATCTCGGCATGATCAGCATGAACACACCCCTCGCCGTCCGCGTCATCGACCCCATGGGTCTGTCGTATCCGCTTGCCGCACATACGTTTCGGTTCCCGAATGCCCGCATCGGCCACGACAAGAATCTCGACAACGACTGGGCGGTCATAGACGCTGGTATGGCCGATAAGCATCCCGCACTGCCCTGGTATCTGGACGAAGGCTGGGCGACCCGAATCCGAACCGCCCTGACCTGCCCCCGAACTCAGGACCTACTCGCCTCCACCCGCGCCCCGCTGACCTTCGACCGCTTCCAGCGCAATATCCGTCAATCCCTGGGGTACGCCGCCTACCGAATCGACCGGGTGCCCGAGAATGAGATGCAGCGGTGCGCCATTGTGACGCGTACGCGCTGA
- a CDS encoding TetR/AcrR family transcriptional regulator — protein MDSSSVSGEITDKRLLRGARTRQLVLARAVDIASLENLESLSFGRLAADVGLSKAGIQTLFRTKEQLQLATVDHARDRFIAEVSQPARAKPHGVQRLRELIDRWISYATTPLFEGGCFQAANLSEFDSRPGPIQDALTRNQQEWVSLLSYELGRAVEAKQIAPLDPDLTAFQISAVLLSANTALRLGDPTAADKIHRVVEGFLAPA, from the coding sequence ATGGATAGTTCATCCGTCTCCGGTGAGATCACCGATAAACGCCTCCTGCGAGGCGCGCGCACCCGGCAGTTGGTGCTGGCCCGAGCGGTGGACATCGCCTCGCTGGAGAACCTCGAGTCTCTCAGCTTCGGCCGCCTGGCCGCTGACGTCGGCCTGAGCAAAGCGGGTATCCAAACCCTGTTCCGCACCAAGGAACAACTCCAATTGGCCACCGTCGACCACGCGCGAGACCGCTTCATCGCCGAGGTGAGTCAACCGGCCCGTGCCAAACCCCATGGCGTACAACGCCTGCGCGAGCTCATCGACCGCTGGATCAGCTACGCCACCACCCCGCTGTTCGAAGGGGGCTGTTTCCAAGCCGCCAACCTCAGCGAATTCGACAGCCGCCCGGGGCCAATTCAGGATGCTTTGACTCGCAACCAACAGGAATGGGTATCGCTCCTGTCCTACGAGTTGGGCCGAGCCGTCGAGGCGAAACAAATCGCGCCCCTGGACCCCGATTTGACCGCATTCCAAATATCCGCGGTCCTGCTCTCCGCGAATACCGCCCTCCGCCTGGGCGATCCAACCGCGGCGGACAAGATCCACCGGGTCGTCGAAGGCTTCCTGGCCCCCGCCTAG
- a CDS encoding SGNH/GDSL hydrolase family protein, with product MTALAQPIVEVTDPYCLSFTDAAALLFDAPWQRFASIGDSLSLGVGDATPGYLNLGWPERLRRILRAVHPDLAYRNTGRIGATTRQALEEQAPEILAFQPDLLIVPSGANDIVRREPDWDEIERTLRRMWEFAASTGAQLAAFALGRAYVVPVFPDFPDRVRKLNALTRELASEYGGVVADCEQHPFNDRSNLLSADGIHFSTAGQAVIASLLVRQLAFILGSA from the coding sequence ATGACAGCTCTCGCACAACCGATTGTCGAGGTCACCGACCCCTACTGCCTCTCGTTCACCGACGCGGCCGCTCTACTCTTCGACGCCCCCTGGCAACGCTTCGCCTCGATCGGCGACAGCCTCTCGCTCGGCGTCGGCGATGCCACACCCGGATATTTGAATCTCGGTTGGCCCGAACGACTTCGGCGGATCCTGCGCGCCGTGCATCCGGACCTCGCCTACCGCAATACCGGCCGTATCGGCGCCACCACGCGCCAGGCTCTCGAGGAACAGGCACCGGAAATCCTTGCCTTTCAACCGGACCTGCTCATCGTCCCCAGCGGGGCGAACGACATCGTTCGGCGCGAGCCCGACTGGGACGAGATCGAGCGCACCCTGCGCCGTATGTGGGAATTCGCCGCGAGTACGGGTGCGCAACTTGCCGCGTTCGCGCTGGGCCGGGCCTATGTCGTGCCGGTCTTCCCGGACTTTCCGGACCGAGTCCGCAAGCTCAATGCCCTCACCCGCGAACTCGCGTCCGAGTACGGGGGTGTGGTCGCCGACTGTGAACAGCATCCCTTCAACGACCGCTCAAATCTGCTCAGCGCGGACGGAATTCACTTCTCCACGGCGGGGCAAGCGGTAATCGCCAGCCTGCTGGTACGCCAACTCGCCTTCATCCTGGGCTCCGCGTAG